The Lutibacter profundi genome includes a region encoding these proteins:
- a CDS encoding carboxypeptidase-like regulatory domain-containing protein: MLKKIALNLLLFSMFGLKAQIIVLKGTVKDSLQNPLTYANVIAKPQNSAINLSFAITDEQGRYKLELTKNESYTIEASFLGYTIQGFEVNSSESGEKDFILKQASQQLNEVVIIQQLPVEVKEDTITYRTKAFITGNERKLKAVLNKLPGVEVDKNGLVTVQGKKVTHMLVEGKKFFGGNSKLAVENIPADAVGEVEVIDNYNEVAMLKGLTETEDMAMNIKLKKNKKKFTFGDVEVGKGTKNYYLAHTGLFYYSPKTTINFIGDINTLGDHFFTIKDYIRFEGGINKILSTNGSVYNTSNSNFSSFFNFEDVTKSINKFVALNLNTPISKNTAISGYILFSDSQTTAFNESLRQYLFIDNTFEEQLSEKKINNNKLAIGKISFEHKPSFKNELYVNTQVKYNDVGSVSENQSIININEINFIINKNSTDLLVKQDVEWHKKYTSKHTTSFVLNYEHQKSTPKNQWFTDTPFLQGLIPLQEDDNYTIIQNINRQSHKLELGLKHYWILGAKSQLNTTFGNHYFKENYETSETQELSDGTINDFKIANFDNYLKYTLNDVFIGMHYKFKAGKLVVEARGNFHNYNWEINQDTNIIRSKLSLLPNITAKYSFYKSEKLHFNYALKNRFGKTNQFTNNYTLLNYNSVYKGNSSLEYTNYHTARLLYTKFQLYKNIIMSASVGYNKKKESIKNEIILSGTNKFLTPILFEHPETNWNFRGDIYKRYGKFKIRFTGRFDMSDYRQLIDNKLSQNKNKSQYYKSSLSTNFEKAPNIKIGYNLKLNDYQSSTLKSNYTTKEPFVEIEYNFLNGFIFKTDYYKNTFENRALAQKDLYELANTSLFYQKEDSAWGFEIKANNLLNINYKRSNNINEFLISDVKTYILPRVVLFTVSYKL; this comes from the coding sequence ATGCTTAAAAAAATTGCTTTAAACTTATTACTATTTTCAATGTTTGGGCTAAAAGCCCAAATTATTGTTTTAAAAGGTACTGTAAAAGATAGTTTACAAAACCCATTAACGTATGCTAATGTAATTGCAAAACCGCAGAATAGTGCTATAAATTTATCTTTTGCAATTACTGATGAACAAGGTAGGTATAAATTAGAGTTAACAAAAAATGAATCCTACACTATTGAAGCCAGTTTTTTAGGATATACAATTCAAGGTTTTGAGGTTAATAGTAGTGAAAGTGGCGAAAAAGATTTTATCTTAAAACAAGCATCTCAACAATTAAATGAAGTTGTAATTATTCAACAATTGCCTGTTGAAGTTAAAGAAGACACAATTACCTATAGAACAAAAGCTTTTATAACAGGTAATGAACGTAAATTAAAAGCCGTACTAAATAAGTTGCCAGGTGTAGAAGTTGATAAAAATGGGTTGGTTACAGTACAAGGAAAAAAAGTGACTCATATGTTGGTGGAAGGGAAAAAGTTTTTTGGAGGAAACTCTAAACTTGCGGTTGAAAATATACCAGCTGATGCTGTTGGAGAAGTGGAAGTAATTGACAATTATAATGAAGTTGCTATGTTAAAAGGTTTAACTGAAACCGAAGATATGGCTATGAATATTAAGCTAAAAAAAAATAAAAAGAAATTTACTTTTGGAGATGTTGAAGTTGGAAAAGGCACTAAAAATTATTATTTAGCACATACAGGTTTGTTTTATTATAGTCCTAAAACAACAATTAACTTTATTGGAGATATAAATACTTTAGGAGATCATTTTTTTACAATCAAAGACTATATTCGTTTTGAAGGAGGAATTAACAAAATATTAAGTACAAATGGTTCGGTATATAATACTTCAAATAGTAATTTCAGCTCTTTTTTTAATTTTGAAGATGTAACAAAAAGCATTAATAAATTTGTAGCTTTAAATTTAAATACACCTATTTCTAAAAATACAGCTATTTCTGGGTATATATTGTTTTCTGATTCACAAACCACAGCATTTAATGAAAGTTTAAGGCAATATTTATTTATTGATAATACTTTTGAAGAACAATTAAGTGAGAAAAAGATTAATAACAATAAATTAGCAATTGGTAAAATAAGTTTTGAACATAAACCTAGCTTTAAGAACGAGTTGTATGTTAATACTCAGGTTAAATATAATGATGTAGGAAGTGTAAGTGAAAATCAATCAATAATAAATATTAATGAAATAAATTTTATTATAAACAAAAACTCAACAGATTTATTAGTAAAACAAGATGTAGAATGGCATAAAAAATATACGTCTAAACATACAACATCATTTGTTTTAAACTATGAACATCAAAAGAGTACGCCAAAAAATCAATGGTTTACGGATACTCCTTTTTTACAAGGTTTAATACCTTTACAAGAAGATGATAATTATACGATTATACAAAATATTAACAGACAGTCGCATAAATTAGAATTAGGACTCAAACATTATTGGATTTTAGGGGCAAAAAGTCAATTAAATACCACTTTTGGAAATCACTATTTTAAAGAAAATTATGAAACAAGTGAAACTCAAGAATTATCAGATGGAACTATCAATGATTTTAAAATTGCCAATTTTGATAATTATTTAAAATACACCTTAAATGATGTTTTTATTGGAATGCACTATAAATTTAAGGCGGGTAAACTAGTAGTTGAAGCACGCGGAAATTTTCATAATTATAATTGGGAAATTAATCAAGATACCAATATCATTAGAAGCAAATTATCTTTACTACCCAATATTACTGCAAAATACTCATTTTATAAATCAGAAAAATTGCATTTTAATTATGCGTTAAAAAATAGATTTGGAAAAACCAATCAGTTTACAAACAATTATACATTATTAAATTATAATTCAGTGTATAAGGGAAATTCAAGTTTAGAATACACAAATTATCATACAGCTAGGCTTTTGTATACTAAATTTCAATTATATAAAAACATAATTATGAGCGCTAGTGTTGGATATAATAAAAAGAAAGAAAGTATAAAAAACGAGATAATTTTATCGGGCACAAATAAATTTTTGACCCCAATTTTATTTGAGCATCCAGAAACGAATTGGAATTTTAGAGGTGATATTTATAAACGTTATGGAAAGTTTAAAATTAGATTTACTGGACGATTTGACATGTCTGATTATAGGCAATTAATAGACAATAAATTATCTCAAAATAAAAATAAAAGCCAATATTACAAGTCAAGTTTAAGTACTAATTTTGAAAAAGCTCCAAATATAAAAATTGGTTACAATCTTAAGTTAAATGACTATCAATCTTCAACTTTAAAAAGTAATTACACTACAAAAGAGCCTTTTGTTGAAATTGAATACAATTTTTTAAATGGGTTTATTTTTAAGACAGATTATTATAAAAATACTTTTGAAAACAGAGCTTTAGCTCAAAAAGATTTATATGAACTTGCAAATACATCACTTTTTTATCAAAAAGAAGATAGTGCTTGGGGTTTTGAAATTAAGGCTAATAATTTATTAAACATAAACTATAAGCGTTCAAATAATATAAATGAATTTTTAATCTCAGATGTTAAAACATATATATTACCTCGTGTAGTATTATTTACAGTTTCATACAAATTATAA
- a CDS encoding alpha/beta fold hydrolase: MKILHSTILGKGMPLLILHGYFGMSDNWKSLGNKFAENFQVHLIDQRNHGRSFHSDDFDYELLVEDLYQYIQYHNLQNIILLGHSMGGKVAMLFAVTFPELMNKLIVADISPRAYKPHHQQILEALNEVNFSIHNTRKKVEEVLKIYIKEQGIIQFLLKNVYWKEKGKLDYRFNLQSLTENNAVVGEALPSFTHFEGDTLFLKGENSNYITTKDKPLILAHFPNAQIVTVKNAGHWLHAENPTQFYNEVVRFLA, translated from the coding sequence ATGAAAATTTTACACTCAACAATTTTAGGAAAGGGGATGCCATTGCTTATACTGCACGGTTATTTTGGAATGAGTGATAACTGGAAATCATTAGGAAATAAATTTGCAGAAAATTTTCAAGTACATTTAATAGATCAGCGTAACCATGGAAGAAGTTTTCACAGTGACGATTTTGATTATGAATTATTAGTAGAAGATTTATACCAATACATTCAATATCATAATTTACAGAATATTATTCTATTGGGACATTCTATGGGAGGAAAAGTAGCTATGCTTTTTGCCGTTACTTTTCCAGAATTAATGAATAAATTAATTGTAGCAGATATTAGCCCTAGAGCTTATAAACCACATCATCAACAAATATTGGAAGCCTTAAACGAAGTTAATTTTTCAATACACAACACACGAAAAAAAGTTGAAGAAGTATTAAAAATTTATATTAAGGAACAAGGAATTATTCAGTTTTTATTAAAAAATGTATATTGGAAAGAAAAAGGAAAATTAGATTATCGTTTTAATTTACAAAGTTTAACTGAAAATAATGCAGTAGTTGGAGAGGCCTTACCTTCTTTCACCCATTTTGAAGGAGATACATTGTTTTTAAAAGGTGAGAATTCAAATTATATAACAACCAAAGATAAGCCATTAATTTTAGCGCATTTTCCAAATGCTCAAATTGTAACTGTCAAAAATGCAGGACATTGGCTTCACGCAGAGAATCCAACGCAATTTTATAATGAAGTTGTCAGGTTTTTAGCTTAA
- a CDS encoding DEAD/DEAH box helicase: protein MTFSDLNLNRFLLDALDEMGFTTPTPIQEKAFSVIMSSKDMVGIAQTGTGKTFAYLLPILKQLTFSKQQHPRVLIIVPTRELVVQVIKEIENLTPYINVRFAGVYGGTNLNKQKQLVYQGQDIIVATPGRLLDLALDGILKLKHIQKLVIDEVDEMMNLGFRPQLITLLDLLPKKRQSILFSATLTKEVAGLLDQFFKSPIKIEIASSGSPLDTIKQLAYPVPNFYTKVNFLVELLKDKAIYTKVLVFVKNKKQANILFEELEVLLPGATNVIHSNKTQNYRLRAVKNFEKGFFNILIATDIIARGLDLTDVSHVINFNIPEEPENYMHRIGRTGRAEQEGTAISFFTEEEVDYLGEIELLMNTEIEVYDLPENIEISTQKIDEEMPKVALESVGKKKTITEPSGPAFHEKKEKNKRVNLGGSYRREIAKKYKKPKTRGQKRK, encoded by the coding sequence ATGACCTTTTCCGATTTAAACTTAAACCGTTTTTTATTAGATGCCTTAGACGAAATGGGCTTCACAACACCTACTCCTATTCAGGAAAAAGCCTTTTCGGTAATTATGAGTAGTAAAGATATGGTAGGTATTGCACAAACCGGAACTGGTAAAACATTTGCGTATTTATTACCTATTTTAAAACAATTAACATTCTCAAAGCAACAACACCCTCGTGTATTAATTATTGTTCCAACACGTGAATTGGTTGTGCAGGTTATTAAAGAAATTGAAAATCTTACTCCCTATATTAATGTAAGGTTTGCTGGTGTTTATGGAGGAACAAACTTAAACAAGCAAAAGCAATTGGTGTACCAAGGGCAAGATATTATTGTTGCAACTCCAGGTCGCTTATTAGATTTAGCGTTGGATGGTATTTTAAAACTAAAACACATTCAGAAGTTAGTAATTGATGAAGTTGATGAAATGATGAATCTAGGATTTAGACCTCAGTTAATTACACTGCTTGATTTGTTGCCTAAAAAACGTCAAAGTATTTTATTCTCCGCAACATTAACAAAAGAAGTAGCTGGTTTATTAGATCAGTTTTTTAAATCACCTATTAAAATTGAAATTGCAAGTAGCGGAAGCCCGTTAGACACCATTAAACAACTTGCTTATCCTGTTCCTAATTTTTATACAAAAGTTAATTTTTTAGTTGAATTGTTAAAAGATAAAGCGATTTATACTAAAGTATTAGTATTTGTAAAAAATAAAAAACAAGCCAATATTCTGTTTGAAGAGTTGGAAGTTTTATTACCTGGAGCAACCAATGTAATACATTCTAATAAAACACAAAATTACCGTTTACGCGCTGTGAAAAACTTTGAAAAAGGGTTTTTTAATATATTAATAGCAACCGATATTATTGCACGTGGTTTAGATCTAACCGATGTTAGTCATGTTATTAATTTCAATATTCCTGAAGAACCTGAAAATTATATGCATAGAATTGGAAGAACTGGTAGAGCTGAACAAGAAGGAACTGCTATCTCCTTTTTTACTGAAGAAGAAGTTGATTATTTAGGTGAAATTGAACTTTTAATGAATACTGAAATTGAAGTGTACGATTTACCTGAAAACATTGAAATTTCTACACAGAAGATTGACGAGGAAATGCCAAAAGTAGCACTAGAAAGTGTTGGTAAGAAAAAGACAATTACAGAACCAAGTGGCCCTGCTTTTCATGAGAAAAAAGAAAAAAACAAACGTGTTAACTTAGGTGGTTCATACAGAAGAGAAATTGCTAAAAAATACAAAAAACCTAAAACTAGAGGACAAAAAAGGAAGTAA
- a CDS encoding GLPGLI family protein — protein MKKYVIVLVLIYITSSNVYSQSIFGEVHYSKELVNKSKSKTNENINSYLSNKDYELKNIFKELNYTLRFKGLESVFFVENLNFEVEENRYYRLALLLGGGGSWYIDLKQNVRLREVEAFGQEFIIKNTIENLNWKMHNETKKIGNYLCYKATTIFVVENSKGIFNHPVDAWYTSQIPIGFGPIGYGGLPGLIVELSVQNIKYSMTKLMLNPKNKIKIKKPNKGKLVTEEEFNAIGKEAMGNFRTKISN, from the coding sequence ATGAAAAAATATGTAATTGTTTTGGTACTTATATATATTACTTCTAGTAATGTTTATAGTCAGTCAATTTTTGGAGAAGTTCATTATAGTAAGGAATTAGTTAATAAAAGTAAATCAAAGACAAATGAGAATATAAATTCTTATTTATCAAATAAGGACTATGAATTAAAAAATATATTTAAGGAGTTGAATTATACTTTAAGATTTAAAGGCCTTGAGAGTGTTTTTTTTGTTGAAAATTTAAATTTTGAAGTTGAGGAGAATAGGTATTATAGATTAGCCTTACTTCTTGGAGGTGGAGGTAGTTGGTACATAGACCTAAAGCAAAATGTGAGGTTACGTGAAGTGGAAGCTTTTGGACAAGAGTTCATTATTAAAAATACTATTGAGAATCTGAATTGGAAGATGCATAATGAAACTAAAAAAATAGGAAATTATTTATGTTATAAAGCAACAACAATATTTGTTGTTGAAAACAGTAAAGGGATCTTTAATCATCCAGTTGATGCTTGGTACACATCTCAAATACCAATTGGGTTTGGCCCTATAGGTTATGGTGGTTTACCTGGTTTAATTGTAGAATTATCAGTTCAAAATATTAAATATTCCATGACAAAATTAATGTTAAATCCTAAAAATAAAATTAAAATTAAAAAACCTAATAAAGGAAAACTGGTAACAGAAGAAGAATTTAATGCTATTGGGAAAGAAGCCATGGGGAATTTTAGAACTAAAATTTCTAATTAA
- the tig gene encoding trigger factor translates to MNITKENIDALNAVVKVEISAADYQDKVATILKDYRKKADIPGFRKGQVPMGMVKKQYGKSIMIDEVNKLLQESLNNFLVEEKLDILGNPLPKMQDDFSWEAEDYLFEFELGLAPQFEVDLDAKKKITQYNIIADEELLEKEVENIQKRYGKIVPKPVVEEGVNITGTFVNEEKEITKKSTIAFEDVKGKTNQKKFLGKKVGDVIELKTKGLFVDDHKLMGALGLDHDAIHGLDIPVTFTIEEINATELAEINQELFDKVFGPGVVKSKEELVAKIKEDAEKQFQTQADQQLLNDVTEYLVENTKFELPAEFLKKWLAVAGEKPMTPEQASEEFEKSEKALRYQLIEGKVLKDNNIKTDFAELQEFAKGFVKAQMAQYGQLNPEEKELDEIVQRVLSNQDEAKRLQEQLVSQKLLTFYKENITFKVKELNYEKFVKEVYK, encoded by the coding sequence ATGAATATTACAAAAGAAAATATTGATGCGTTAAATGCAGTAGTGAAAGTTGAAATTTCAGCTGCTGATTACCAAGATAAAGTAGCAACTATTTTAAAAGATTACCGTAAAAAAGCAGATATTCCCGGATTTAGAAAAGGGCAAGTACCAATGGGAATGGTAAAAAAACAATACGGAAAATCAATAATGATTGATGAGGTGAATAAATTGCTACAAGAATCATTAAATAATTTTTTAGTGGAAGAAAAACTTGACATTCTTGGAAATCCATTGCCAAAAATGCAAGACGATTTTTCTTGGGAAGCCGAGGATTATTTGTTTGAATTTGAATTAGGATTAGCTCCTCAGTTTGAAGTTGATTTAGATGCTAAAAAGAAAATTACCCAATACAACATTATTGCAGACGAAGAATTATTAGAAAAAGAAGTTGAAAATATTCAAAAGCGTTACGGGAAAATTGTTCCTAAACCAGTTGTTGAAGAAGGTGTAAATATTACAGGAACTTTTGTTAATGAAGAAAAAGAAATTACTAAAAAATCTACCATTGCTTTTGAAGATGTTAAAGGAAAAACAAACCAAAAAAAGTTTTTAGGTAAAAAAGTTGGAGATGTAATTGAGTTAAAAACAAAAGGGTTATTTGTTGACGATCATAAATTAATGGGAGCACTTGGGTTAGATCACGATGCTATTCACGGATTGGATATTCCAGTTACTTTTACTATTGAAGAGATTAATGCAACGGAGCTTGCTGAGATAAACCAAGAGTTATTTGATAAAGTTTTTGGACCAGGCGTAGTTAAATCTAAAGAGGAGTTGGTTGCAAAAATAAAAGAAGATGCTGAAAAACAATTCCAAACACAAGCAGATCAACAATTACTAAATGATGTTACTGAATATTTGGTTGAAAACACAAAATTTGAATTGCCTGCTGAATTTTTAAAAAAATGGTTAGCAGTTGCTGGTGAAAAGCCAATGACTCCAGAACAGGCATCGGAAGAATTTGAAAAATCAGAAAAAGCATTACGCTACCAATTAATAGAAGGTAAAGTTTTAAAAGATAATAATATAAAAACTGATTTTGCAGAGTTACAAGAATTCGCAAAAGGGTTTGTAAAAGCACAAATGGCTCAATACGGACAATTAAATCCAGAGGAAAAAGAATTGGATGAGATTGTACAAAGAGTGCTAAGTAACCAAGATGAAGCGAAGCGTTTACAAGAACAATTAGTAAGTCAAAAATTATTAACTTTTTACAAAGAAAATATTACGTTTAAAGTAAAGGAATTGAACTACGAAAAATTTGTAAAAGAAGTTTACAAATAG
- a CDS encoding phage holin family protein has product MKLILKVLLTAVAVVILAKFLPGIEIANYTSAIIVAIVLGLLRVTVKPLLIFFTLPATIVTLGLFLLVINAVIILLADYFVSGFAVSGFWIALLFSLLLSLFQSFFYSFLNENNENS; this is encoded by the coding sequence ATGAAATTAATTTTAAAAGTATTATTAACAGCAGTTGCAGTTGTAATATTAGCAAAGTTTTTACCCGGTATTGAAATTGCAAATTATACCAGTGCAATTATTGTAGCAATTGTTTTAGGATTGTTAAGAGTTACAGTAAAACCATTGCTTATCTTTTTTACACTACCTGCAACCATTGTAACTTTAGGATTGTTTTTACTGGTAATTAATGCAGTAATTATATTGTTAGCAGATTATTTTGTGAGTGGATTTGCAGTCTCAGGTTTTTGGATAGCTCTATTGTTTAGTTTGTTATTATCACTATTTCAATCGTTCTTCTATTCATTTTTAAATGAAAATAATGAAAATAGTTGA
- a CDS encoding pyridoxine 5'-phosphate synthase: protein MIKLSVNVNKIATLRNSRGGDFPNVVKVSSDIQDFGADGITIHPRPDERHIRYQDAYDLKKIVTTEFNIEGNPISKFMEMVLEICPTQVTLVPDAVDAVTSNAGWDTIKHQSFLKEIIAEFKLKGIRTSIFIDANLNLIEAAATTGADRIELYTEEFATQYGLGNKKAIQPYTKSAILAAELGLGINAGHDLSLDNIQFFAENIPNLSEVSIGHALITESLYLGLENVINMYKYKLSMASKQ, encoded by the coding sequence ATGATAAAATTAAGTGTAAATGTAAATAAAATAGCAACATTACGTAATTCTAGGGGAGGTGATTTTCCTAATGTTGTAAAGGTGTCTTCTGATATTCAAGACTTTGGAGCTGATGGGATTACCATTCATCCGAGACCTGATGAACGTCATATCCGTTATCAAGATGCATATGATTTAAAAAAAATAGTAACTACTGAATTTAATATTGAAGGAAACCCAATCTCTAAATTTATGGAAATGGTACTAGAAATATGCCCAACACAAGTAACTTTAGTACCTGATGCTGTTGACGCTGTTACATCAAATGCCGGTTGGGACACTATAAAACATCAATCGTTTTTAAAAGAAATTATTGCCGAATTTAAATTAAAAGGAATAAGAACTTCTATTTTTATTGATGCCAATTTAAATCTAATTGAGGCTGCTGCAACTACAGGAGCAGATAGAATTGAATTGTATACCGAAGAATTTGCAACACAGTATGGATTGGGTAATAAGAAAGCTATTCAGCCATATACTAAAAGTGCTATTTTGGCAGCAGAACTTGGTTTAGGAATAAATGCCGGGCACGATTTGAGCCTTGATAATATTCAATTTTTTGCTGAAAACATTCCAAATTTAAGCGAAGTTTCCATCGGTCATGCATTAATTACAGAATCGTTGTATTTAGGGTTAGAGAATGTGATTAACATGTATAAATATAAATTAAGTATGGCATCTAAACAATGA
- a CDS encoding CBS domain-containing protein — translation MKTIPYILKEFKAFTLQTKIADVKSLFNETTYSHFPIVKNKQLIGLVSETDMQGITEDNKELKDFQLLFSLFFTEENNNLLEILKVFALNETNLIPVISIEKEYLGYYDLIDVLHVYRNTPFLNNEGSILILEKEIRDYSFSEICQIVESDNGKILGVFISESNSTSVKITLKFSSQDVNEIIQSFRRYGYKVLSNHKEDYYLEELKDRTNYLQKYLNI, via the coding sequence ATGAAAACTATCCCATACATATTAAAGGAATTTAAAGCGTTTACCTTACAAACAAAGATTGCCGATGTGAAGTCTCTTTTTAATGAAACTACATATTCTCATTTCCCTATTGTAAAAAACAAGCAACTTATTGGTTTAGTTTCTGAAACTGATATGCAAGGAATTACAGAAGACAATAAAGAGTTAAAAGATTTTCAACTTTTATTTAGTTTATTCTTTACAGAAGAAAACAATAATTTATTAGAAATTTTGAAGGTTTTTGCTTTAAATGAAACAAATTTAATTCCAGTTATTAGTATTGAGAAAGAATATTTGGGTTACTATGATTTAATTGACGTATTGCACGTATATAGAAATACACCTTTTTTAAATAACGAAGGCTCTATTTTAATTTTAGAAAAAGAAATTAGAGATTACTCATTTAGCGAAATTTGTCAAATTGTAGAATCTGATAACGGTAAAATATTAGGTGTTTTTATTTCTGAAAGCAATTCAACTTCAGTAAAAATAACCCTCAAATTTAGTTCACAAGATGTAAACGAAATTATACAGTCTTTCAGACGTTATGGCTATAAAGTTCTTTCCAATCATAAAGAAGATTACTATTTGGAAGAATTAAAAGACAGAACCAACTACCTACAAAAATACTTAAACATTTAA
- a CDS encoding M1 family metallopeptidase gives MKINLSITFIFLVITSTLTAQNYKQRFNTIDIQHYKLTIIVNDSTNSIDATAQIQLKFKKPVTKFKLDFVKKDSVSNKGMIIDSIYQNNIKVAFLHKNNLLTIYPKHPFPGIVYTYTIKYRGIPKDGLIIGENMYGDRTFFGDNWPNRAHNWFPCVDHPSDKATIEYIVEAPNQYQVIANGFQVEETNITNTTKQYHWQTLTPLPTKVMVIGIAKFAVQNLGETHNIPVSTWVYPQTKEQGFNDFSKAKNILNFFIENIGIYPFQKLANVQSKTRFGGMENAGNIFYFEEVVNGKQNHNDLIAHEIAHQWFGNSVSEIDWPHLWLSEGFATYFTDLFILKDKGESAFLERIKNERKTVLNFHQKKQLPVINTKTTNYMKLLNANSYQKGAWVLHMLRHKLGDTIFRNGIKTYYKKYKFRNASTTNFKNVMTKVSGENLDIFFTQWLYKSGHPILKTNWIYYNKKVRLIIEQTQETIFQFPLDIELTYKNGTSEIKTIQITTKNEPFVIETNGDVKELKFDPNSWLLFEKIN, from the coding sequence ATGAAAATTAATTTATCTATCACTTTTATATTTTTAGTGATAACCTCAACCCTTACTGCTCAAAATTATAAACAGCGATTTAACACTATTGATATACAACACTATAAATTAACAATTATTGTTAATGATTCCACCAATAGTATTGATGCTACAGCTCAAATTCAATTAAAATTTAAGAAGCCTGTAACTAAATTTAAACTTGATTTCGTTAAAAAAGATAGTGTTAGTAACAAAGGGATGATTATAGATTCTATTTACCAAAACAACATAAAAGTTGCATTTTTACACAAAAACAATTTACTTACAATTTATCCTAAGCATCCTTTTCCCGGCATAGTGTATACATATACCATTAAGTATAGAGGCATTCCAAAAGATGGGTTAATTATTGGTGAAAACATGTATGGTGATAGAACTTTTTTTGGAGACAATTGGCCCAATAGAGCGCACAATTGGTTTCCTTGTGTAGATCATCCATCAGATAAAGCAACCATTGAATATATTGTTGAGGCTCCTAATCAATATCAGGTTATTGCAAATGGTTTTCAAGTTGAAGAAACCAACATAACGAATACAACAAAACAATATCATTGGCAAACATTGACTCCTTTACCAACAAAAGTAATGGTAATTGGCATTGCCAAATTTGCCGTTCAAAACCTAGGAGAAACACATAATATACCTGTTTCAACTTGGGTATATCCTCAAACAAAAGAACAAGGATTTAATGATTTTTCTAAGGCTAAAAATATACTTAACTTTTTTATTGAAAATATTGGAATATACCCTTTTCAAAAATTAGCAAATGTACAATCCAAAACACGCTTTGGAGGTATGGAAAATGCCGGAAATATTTTTTATTTTGAAGAAGTTGTAAATGGAAAACAAAATCACAATGATTTAATTGCTCATGAAATTGCACATCAATGGTTTGGAAATTCAGTTTCAGAGATTGACTGGCCTCATTTATGGCTAAGTGAAGGGTTTGCAACGTATTTTACAGATTTATTTATTTTAAAAGACAAAGGGGAAAGTGCCTTTTTAGAAAGAATAAAAAATGAACGTAAAACAGTTTTAAATTTTCATCAAAAAAAGCAACTACCTGTAATTAACACCAAAACAACAAATTACATGAAGTTATTAAATGCAAATTCCTATCAAAAGGGAGCTTGGGTTTTACATATGCTTAGACATAAATTAGGTGATACCATTTTTAGAAATGGAATTAAAACTTACTATAAAAAATATAAATTCAGGAATGCTTCAACAACTAATTTTAAAAATGTAATGACCAAAGTTTCTGGTGAAAATTTAGATATTTTCTTTACGCAATGGCTTTATAAATCTGGTCATCCAATACTAAAAACAAATTGGATTTACTACAATAAAAAAGTTCGATTAATTATTGAGCAAACCCAAGAAACTATTTTTCAATTTCCTTTAGATATAGAGCTTACTTATAAAAATGGCACTTCTGAAATTAAAACTATTCAAATTACAACTAAAAATGAACCTTTTGTAATTGAAACCAATGGAGATGTAAAAGAATTAAAATTTGATCCAAACAGTTGGTTGTTATTTGAAAAAATTAATTAG